A genomic segment from Scyliorhinus torazame isolate Kashiwa2021f unplaced genomic scaffold, sScyTor2.1 scaffold_488, whole genome shotgun sequence encodes:
- the LOC140406349 gene encoding transcription factor JunB-like isoform X1 encodes MGTPFYQDQAVSVGGHLHTASTTTATATMMMMMMEKKSAAERQQAAADSPRGGSQHALQRGSPELDKLVGPADGPGARRELEAHGHPFVKGRGFLLASRDQIENTHPYTMQDLHKQNQHLVLPATPCSAHASTSIYHGNLHLTQTKGDVPVYTNLSNYNPSLPNTGSENYSTGHVPYVGTAPAQHHFSTLAQLVCPKYHEEPQTVPEVGPLSESPPLSPIGQGGPLIKAERKRLRNRIAASNCRRRKLERIARLEDKVKTLKSENFELTSTASVLREQVVHLKHKVMNHVNNGCQVVLGSSSLLKPEENGSF; translated from the exons ATGGGAACGCCTTTCTACCAGGATCAGGCAGTGAGTGTCGGCGGCCACCTTCACACGGCTTCGACCACCACCGCGACGGCGaccatgatgatgatgatgatggagaAAAAGAGCGCGGCCGAGCGGCAGCAGGCGGCGGCGGACAGCCCGCGAGGCGGCTCCCAGCACGCGTTGCAGCGGGGCTCCCCCGAGCTGGACAAGCTGGTGGGCCCAGCGGACGGGCCCGGCGCTAGGCGGGAGCTGGAGGCCCACGGCCATCCCTTTGTGAAAG GTCGAGGATTCTTGTTGGCGAGTAGAGACCAGATTGAAAACACTCACCCCTATA CAATGCAGGATTTACACAAGCAGAACCAGCATCTAGTCCTGCCGGCAACTCCGTGctcagcccatgcctccacttcCATCTATCACGGTAATCTGCATTTGACCCAGACTAAAGGAGATGTCCCTGTGTATACTAACCTCAGCAACTACAATCCGAGCTTGCCCAACACCGGCTCTGAAAATTACTCTACTGGGCATGTTCCCTATGTGGGCACAGCACCTGCACAGCATCATTTCTCAACCTTGGCTCAACTTGTGTGTCCAAAATATCACGAGGAGCCCCAGACGGTACCTGAAGTAGGTCCGCTGAGTGAATCTCCACCACTTTCCCCAATAGGCCAAGGAGGACCGCTGATCAAAGCTGAAAGGAAGAGACTGAGAAATCGCATTGCAGCATCCAATTGTCGGAGGAGGAAGCTGGAACGGATTGCTAGACTGGAAGACAAAGTAAAGACTCTAAAGTCAGAAAACTTTGAATTGACCTCAACGGCCAGTGTCCTGCGTGAGCAAGTGGTGCACCTCAAACACAAAGTAATGAATCATGTCAACAATGGATGTCAAGTGGTGCTTGGTTCCTCTAGCCTTCTAAAACCAGAGGAAAATGGCAGCTTTTAA
- the LOC140406349 gene encoding transcription factor JunB-like isoform X2 → MGTPFYQDQAVSVGGHLHTASTTTATATMMMMMMEKKSAAERQQAAADSPRGGSQHALQRGSPELDKLVGPADGPGARRELEAHGHPFVKAMQDLHKQNQHLVLPATPCSAHASTSIYHGNLHLTQTKGDVPVYTNLSNYNPSLPNTGSENYSTGHVPYVGTAPAQHHFSTLAQLVCPKYHEEPQTVPEVGPLSESPPLSPIGQGGPLIKAERKRLRNRIAASNCRRRKLERIARLEDKVKTLKSENFELTSTASVLREQVVHLKHKVMNHVNNGCQVVLGSSSLLKPEENGSF, encoded by the exons ATGGGAACGCCTTTCTACCAGGATCAGGCAGTGAGTGTCGGCGGCCACCTTCACACGGCTTCGACCACCACCGCGACGGCGaccatgatgatgatgatgatggagaAAAAGAGCGCGGCCGAGCGGCAGCAGGCGGCGGCGGACAGCCCGCGAGGCGGCTCCCAGCACGCGTTGCAGCGGGGCTCCCCCGAGCTGGACAAGCTGGTGGGCCCAGCGGACGGGCCCGGCGCTAGGCGGGAGCTGGAGGCCCACGGCCATCCCTTTGTGAAAG CAATGCAGGATTTACACAAGCAGAACCAGCATCTAGTCCTGCCGGCAACTCCGTGctcagcccatgcctccacttcCATCTATCACGGTAATCTGCATTTGACCCAGACTAAAGGAGATGTCCCTGTGTATACTAACCTCAGCAACTACAATCCGAGCTTGCCCAACACCGGCTCTGAAAATTACTCTACTGGGCATGTTCCCTATGTGGGCACAGCACCTGCACAGCATCATTTCTCAACCTTGGCTCAACTTGTGTGTCCAAAATATCACGAGGAGCCCCAGACGGTACCTGAAGTAGGTCCGCTGAGTGAATCTCCACCACTTTCCCCAATAGGCCAAGGAGGACCGCTGATCAAAGCTGAAAGGAAGAGACTGAGAAATCGCATTGCAGCATCCAATTGTCGGAGGAGGAAGCTGGAACGGATTGCTAGACTGGAAGACAAAGTAAAGACTCTAAAGTCAGAAAACTTTGAATTGACCTCAACGGCCAGTGTCCTGCGTGAGCAAGTGGTGCACCTCAAACACAAAGTAATGAATCATGTCAACAATGGATGTCAAGTGGTGCTTGGTTCCTCTAGCCTTCTAAAACCAGAGGAAAATGGCAGCTTTTAA